One genomic region from Lycorma delicatula isolate Av1 chromosome 1, ASM4794821v1, whole genome shotgun sequence encodes:
- the LOC142323277 gene encoding uncharacterized protein LOC142323277 yields the protein MDDCYDVDVPETDEPSTSSSSVQFPMVEFGKVNSPSASLAMFYPQLAGYDIHPFLLNTHHDKNQNDLDVGNNDKNKIDFDHGQSILGPSSMMSEQVRQKYKEKQKLTRRRTNDYPGPMDSVNNTTDYAVKNCKSFFCRDCGKSFKFQTSLLRHNNKVHISKYQCPTCNRVFSRQAYLDVHTSKQGSSCFLGNYVASKSSRSKPK from the coding sequence ATGGATGACTGTTATGATGTAGATGTTCCTGAAACTGATGAGCCATCCACTTCAAGTTCGTCTGTACAATTTCCAATGGTTGAGTTTGGAAAAGTTAACAGCCCATCTGCTTCTCTTGCTATGTTCTACCCACAGCTTGCAGGTTATGATATACATCCATTCCTACTTAATACTCACCATGATAAGAATCAAAATGACTTAGATGttggtaataatgataaaaataaaattgattttgatcaTGGGCAGTCCATTCTTGGTCCATCTTCAATGATGTCAGAACAGGTAAGACAGAAGtataaagagaaacaaaaattgaCTCGCAGAAGAACAAATGATTATCCTGGACCTATGGACTCTGTAAATAATACAACTGATTATGCTGtcaaaaattgtaaatcatttttttgtagagattgtggaaaatcttttaaatttcaaacatcttTGTTGCGACACAATAATAAAGTACATATCAGTAAATATCAGTGCCCTACTTGCAATAGAGTCTTTTCTAGACAAGCGTATCTTGATGTACACACTTCAAAACAAGGAAGTTCTTGCTTTTTAGGGAATTATGTTGCTTCCAAATCCAGTAGATCAAAACcaaagtaa